A genomic stretch from Penicillium digitatum chromosome 4, complete sequence includes:
- a CDS encoding Allantoate permease, with protein MSRPGPEQTATTEEPPATTEEPPATAEEPPATTEEPPATTEEPPATAEEPPATAEEPPATTEEPPATAEEPPATAEEPPATTEEPPATAEEPPATTEDPPATTEEPPATCKVPSEEPACTTNWSRETRHCSRIASCVCCVCKKEIQHVRNYNRGHRDCTEPQDRH; from the exons atgtcacg acccggtcctgagcagaccgctaccactgaagaaccgcctgctaccactgaagaaccgcctgctaccgctgaagaaccgcctgctaccactgaagaaccgcctgctaccaccgaagaaccgcctgctaccgctgaagaaccgcctgctaccgctgaagaaccgcctgctaccaccgaagaaccgcctgctaccgctgaagaaccgcctgctaccgctgaagaaccgcctgctaccaccgaagaaccgcctgctaccgctgaagaaccgcctgctaccactgaagatccgcctgctaccactgaagaaccgcctgctacctgtaaagtcccgtccgaggaacctgcctgcacgaccaactggtctcgagaaacgagacattgcagccgtatcgctagctgcgtgtgctgcgtatgcaagaaagaaatacagcatgttcgcaattacaaccgcggacatcgagactgcactgaaccccaagaccgacactga
- a CDS encoding Mediator of RNA polymerase II transcription subunit, with translation MNALVQSALTDVESKLNALLTSLTTSPTAAGAPAAAVALLVADDALTSAIETLRQHQENHARILRLRNEAQQLEDRVKGIVRDIEGFEKEIRTACGDNGDSDSDFDSDSDDDLGGKKPLLRGIKEIDYKLLLDFARRISKYNHEAAADAATGALERQEQGNALADKDVTMTGTDGKQPTEGAEPVASVTKNATQWLDESANVTRQVYMLPYPMEERIRMGLMGQIQLTASNDPEKEVERLLREAEGLGAAEPPAPVEPAESTKQAGEAAKAAVQAGSSAAGMLRAHASALAPKPKPKAMLDLDLYDPDEDDD, from the coding sequence ATGAACGCACTTGTCCAGTCTGCCCTGACTGATGTCGAATCCAAACTCAATGCTCTTTTGACTAGCCTCACAACCTCCCCCACTGCTGCGGGAGCCCCTGCAGCAGCTGTCGCCCTGCTCGTTGCGGACGATGCACTAACCTCCGCCATTGAAACCCTTCGACAGCACCAAGAAAACCACGCAAGGATCCTTCGACTGCGAAACGAGGCACAGCAATTGGAGGACCGAGTCAAGGGTATCGTCAGGGATATCGAAGGATTCGAGAAAGAGATCCGCACAGCCTGTGGAGACAACGGTGATAGCGACAGCGATTTCGATTCTGACTCCGATGACGACCTTGGGGGAAAGAAACCATTGCTACGGGGAATCAAAGAGATTGACTATAAGTTGCTCTTGGATTTCGCGCGTCGCATCAGCAAATACAACCACGAAGCAGCAGCCGATGCTGCAACGGGCGCGTTGGAACGGCAGGAACAAGGAAATGCCCTCGCCGACAAAGATGTGACGATGACAGGAACAGATGGAAAACAACCAACAGAGGGCGCCGAGCCAGTAGCGTCTGTCACCAAAAACGCAACGCAGTGGTTGGACGAGTCCGCGAATGTTACGCGCCAGGTCTACATGCTGCCCTACCCGATGGAGGAACGGATCCGGATGGGCTTGATGGGTCAAATCCAGCTTACTGCTAGCAACGACCCCGAAAAGGAAGTGGAGCGGTTATTACGCGAAGCTGAGGGTCTTGGGGCCGCAGAACCGCCAGCACCGGTGGAACCCGCGGAAAGCACGAAACAGGCGGGTGAGGCTGCGAAGGCTGCAGTTCAAGCTGGATCATCCGCCGCCGGAATGTTGCGGGCGCATGCTTCAGCATTGGCACCGAAACCAAAACCCAAGGCGATGCTGGACCTTGATCTCTACGACCccgacgaagatgatgattGA
- a CDS encoding LEA domain protein encodes MTESSASSTQVDLSPYVIIQPPLSRCGHGPGLIIIRPLCYATCQRDNKTLDPEPLKKWAEESFTVAQITVDEKSVIDRSSVRELLQEAERGLIERLECDAKEKVGLIVYGSKKDYAPRFEDGLQGALTQGMALIAVVFFDSWDIPFFQSALFQLSSPMESKKEGQTIHIYSDVSSPSFIIPGHPDFKLSTAGIWDEHTYYEFEARSVEKTMATMVSEPYVNHVPTLTGGIGRAHLSHFYLHHFIFNNPDDTALELISRTVGTDRIVDEFIFVFTHVTQMDWMIPGIPPTGKHVRVPFTSVVNIRGDRLFHEHIAWDQATVLVQLAHGKRFEYRVPAAGSESSAKLQNEHEVPSNQMFEYEIREVDD; translated from the exons ATGACAGAGTCAAGTGCATCTTCTACTCAAGTAGATCTGAGTCCATATGTGATCATCCAGCCACCTCTCTCCCGCTGTGGACACGGCCCAGGGCTAATTATCATACGACCTCTTTGTTACGCGACATGTCAGCGGGACAACAAGACCCTTGATCCAGAGCCTCTCAAAAAATGGGCGGAGGAAAGCTTCACGGTGGCACAGATTACTGTGGATGAGAAGTCTGTCATTGATAGATCTTCTGTACGAGAGCTTCTTCAGGAAGCTGAGCGTGGCTTAATAGAGAGGCTGGAGTGCGATGCGAAGGAAAAGGTTGGATTGATAG TCTATGGATCGAAGAAAGATTATGCTCCTCGATTCGAGGATGGTCTGCAAGGTGCACTAACTCAAGGTATGGCTCTGATCGCAGTAGTTTTCTTCGACTCTTGGGAcattcctttttttcagTCAGCACTTTTCCAGCTGTCTAGTCCAATGGAAAGCAAGAAGGAAGGTCAAACTATACACATATACTCCGACGTATCCTCCCCCAGCTTCATAATCCCCGGCCACCCGGATTTCAAGCTATCGACCGCAGGA ATCTGGGACGAGCACACATATTATGAATTTGAAGCACGCTCGGTTGAAAAGACAATGGCGACAATGGTCTCGGAGCCTTATGTCAATCATGTGCCAACTTTGACAGGAGGCATTGGAAGAGCTCATTTAAGTCACTTTTATCTCCATCACTTTATCTTCAACAACCCCGACGACACAGCTTTGGAGCTTATTAGTCGTACAGTTGGCACTGACCGTATTGTGGATGAGTTTATATTTGTCTTCACTCATGTGACGCAGATGGACTGGAT GATCCCCGGAATTCCTCCTACGGGCAAGCATGTTCGCGTTCCATTCACGTCTGTAGTTAACATCCGCGGGGATCGCTTGTTTCATGAACACATTGCATGGGACCAGGCGACAGTACTTGTTCAGCTAG CGCACGGGAAACGATTCGAGTACCGTGTGCCAGCAGCGGGTTCCGAGAGTTCCGCGAAACTCCAGAATGAGCATGAGGTGCCTTCTAACCAGATGTTCGAGTATGAGATTCGTGAGGTCGATGATTGA
- a CDS encoding Acetylcholinesterase, insect: MVAVLLLTLASACLASQLPVVDLEYELHQAISFDSSHDLYNFSNIRYAAPPVGDLRFQAPTLPKQNREQIQNGSVGRMCPQAAPLWSADVQQPFLLSYFYNQSFSVSTNISSYEYKPAEQDPRTSEDCLFLDVVVPKKIFERTKAKGAASRKNLAPVLVWIFGGGYVEGDKSNTDPTGLIQRSRLGNKDGIVYVALNYRLGAFGWLGGDSITANGTANAALHDQRFALDWVYKNIHLFGGDPTRVTVMGESAGAGSILHQITAYGGTRGASPFKQAILQSPGWVPIIGEQQQEDTLQQFLEILNVSTVAEARKLPSDKLIAANAYQVATKSEWGQFTYGPVVDGNFVPALPGKLLLRGDFDHNLNIMVGHNSNEGLDFTSPDSVNSTGLEIQMKTLSPNTPANVSDFVLNVLYPPVYNGSYGYTNSVARTALVIADLVFQCNTDYINRAFYNETYAYEFSVPPALHGQDVPYTFYNNGSSSKVANVTVALAMQDFFTSFVQHGEPKSHLAPVFRKHGQHAQLMNIGNRAIQPAQDPTNNARCRFWQTAPYYKPT, from the exons ATGGTCGCTGTATTACTGCTAACGCTGGCTTCAGCATGTCTGGCCTCCCAATTACCCGTGGTTGACCTGGAATATGAGCTACACCAAGCAATTTCATTTGAT AGCTCCCATGATCTCTATAATTTCAGCAATATCCGATATGCCGCACCTCCAGTCGGTGACCTGCGATTCCAGGCACCTACACTCCCAAAACAGAACAGAGAACAGATCCAGAATGGCTCGGTGGGCAGGATGTGCCCCCAGGCAGCCCCATTGTGGTCGGCAGATGTCCAACAACCTTTCCTTCTGAGCTACTTCTACAACCAGTCCTTCTCAGTCTCCACCAATATCTCTTCATATGAGTACAAGCCGGCGGAGCAAGACCCACGCACCTCCGAGGACTGTTTGTTCCTTGATGTCGTTGTCCCCAAAAAGATCTTCGAACGCACAAAAGCCAAAGGCGCAGCATCTCGAAAGAACTTGGCACCGGTGCTGGTGTGGATCTTTGGCGGAGGGTATGTGGAGGGAGACAAGTCCAACACAGACCCCACTGGGTTGATCCAGCGAAGCAGGCTGGGAAATAAGGATGGGATTGTCTACGTTGCCTTGAATTATCGA TTGGGTGCATTTGGCTGGCTTGGTGGTGACAGCATCACAGCAAATGGCACCGCCAACGCAGCACTCCACGATCAACGCTTTGCTCTTGACTGGGTTTACAAGAACATTCACCTTTTCGGTGGAGATCCAACTCGAGTCACAGTGATGGGAGAGTCTGCTGGAGCAGGATCAATCCTTCATCAGATTACCGCCTACGGAGGTACACGGGGTGCTTCACCCTTCAAGCAAGCGATCTTGCAGAGCCCGGGCTGGGTCCCAATCATTGGCGAACAGCAACAAGAAGACACGCTGCAGCAGTTTTTGGAGATTCTTAATGTCAGCACGGTTGCAGAAGCCCGGAAATTGCCATCGGACAAATTGATCGCCGCGAATGCGTACCAGGTCGCGACCAAGTCTGAGTGGGGACAATTCACCTACGGTCCCGTTGTGGACGGCAACTTCGTGcctgctctgccagggaAACTTCTGCTTCGAGGCGATTTTGACCACAACCTGAACATCATGGTCGGGCATAATTCGAACGAAGGGTTGGACTTTACTTCGCCGGACAGCGTGAACAGCACCGGTCTGGAAATTCAAATGAAGACCTTGTCACCGAATACTCCAGCAAACGTGTCCGACTTTGTCTTGAACGTCCTCTATCCACCCGTCTATAACGGCTCCTATGGGTACACCAACTCGGTCGCGCGCACAGCACTCGTCATCGCGGATCTCGTCTTCCAGTGCAATACTGATTACATCAACCGCGCTTTCTACAATGAGACCTACGCATATGAGTTCAGCGTTCCACCCGCGCTACATGGACAGGATGTCCCATACACCTTCTACAACAACGGGAGTAGCTCGAAGGTCGCTAATGTGACCGTGGCATTGGCGATGCAGGACTTCTTTACTAGCTTTGTCCAGCATGGCGAACCTAAATCCCATCTGGCCCCGGTCTTCAGAAAACATGGCCAGCATGCACAGCTCATGAACATTGGCAATCGTGCCATCCAGCCGGCGCAGGATCCGACCAACAACGCACGCTGTCGGTTCTGGCAGACTGCGCCCTACTATAAACCGACCTGA